One genomic segment of Erythrolamprus reginae isolate rEryReg1 chromosome 2, rEryReg1.hap1, whole genome shotgun sequence includes these proteins:
- the LOC139158475 gene encoding protein BTG1-like → MKTEISTAAGFITRLIRTPGGIGDEELRCFSESLQEALRDHYKHHWFPLMPSKGSGYRCIRINHKMDPLIGKAAGMIGLSHQRLFQLLPSELTLWIDPFEVSYRIGEDGSICVLYEGPKPAMKNAKALESRSSCKEEWRIGRASPSKNYNMMTVSS, encoded by the exons ATGAAGACGGAGATTTCCACGGCCGCGGGCTTCATCACCCGCCTCATCAGGACCCCCGGCGGCATCGGCGACGAGGAGCTGCGTTGCTTCAGCGAGTCCCTCCAGGAGGCACTCCGAG ATCATTATAAGCACCACTGGTTCCCCTTGATGCCCTCCAAAGGCTCTGGGTATCGCTGCATTAGGATCAATCACAAGATGGACCCCTTGATAGGCAAGGCAGCAGGCATGATTGGACTAAGCCACCAGAGACTCTTCCAGCTCCTGCCCAGCGAACTCACTCTCTGGATAGACCCGTTTGAAGTGTCCTATCGTATAGGAGAAGATGGGTCTATCTGCGTCCTCTACGAAGGCCCTAAACCAGCCATGAAGAATGCCAAAGCTCTGGAGAGCAGAAGCAGCTGTAAAGAGGAGTGGAGAATTGGCAGAGCCAGCCCTTCCAAGAACTACAACATGATGACAGtttccagttaa
- the ATRIP gene encoding ATR-interacting protein, producing the protein MSVNNFFGNKKRNSSILYDVDQTKIASPLQRSMCHNNIGSHGEGFPPNKRYKSIVSSKRKETEDPFGDNDDFTVDDLKEIDIIASQALTPDVSSETNLLKTEQNAQLSVFPNSVNQLKTPDQWNITLMTETKPFENNIPVEEMKLKERFKLETLEEQYKEAMKKLKEMQDEILIKNGEIKILRDSMQQMESAVEDQRKSYLLLEREKAQYLNEKEKEFSRKLQSLQSELQFRDAEMNELRTKILNCEKIKPVTPVSYTSPKKSPSNPVKIERRTHIEKKSYPTEESFGSQIVPIPSCSRTQSHVQAPQQNNDSRKTVLKTEPVKQETSSSCPQRPGSLLLNALMKQPLVPGSSLGICNLLSSNAEAWSGSAMQSASFSVESTQKISNKIASLQEGETSLSTTQKLALTGLNLIAVDGGSLEGLQNRRDVPHLKCFKIPGAVHLLPLLELHIGAYNQALLSVTKTGNLSSGNQSTGSSMTSSSAASSIEEALSTFEEYALLSLGILYYLVFYSWEVINTLLSRDRKADCNPGIMDVSEKNETVACSKQKTTNLKETLPELEISNLDKSQHPLFKKLLQLLTLCVTSAGCQRCHIANQCLKVLVKLAEKSTVDLLISFQCLFDNQSQILLRCISSETPLLAVLLTVRMLSLLTEHHELASRFCSHSETCLLLALYMYITSRPDKLASEGLWLQLEQETVHFLTKCMQCCRSSVLLVGTDCQCTSEAVKALIVMLHRQWLLIRKMEGIAFNGHEKQIVQFLRDAVLLLHGLSQKDKLFHEHCLEVLHQYDGVLSGVTAVLRKGQHLKACEELALDELYSLEPEVSDQEMDCR; encoded by the exons ATGTCAGTGAATAACTTCTTTGGAAATAAGAAGAGAAACAGTTCCATATTATATGATGTTGACCAGACAAAAATTGCTTCACCTCTCCAGAGATCCATGTGCCATAATAATATTGGAAGTCATGGTGAAGGCTTCCCACCAAACAAGCGTTACAAAAGTATTGTTTCATCCAAACGTAAAGAAACGGAAGATCCATTTGGGGATAATGATGATTTTACAGTAGATGATTTAAAGGAGATAGACATTATTGCTTCCCAGGCATTGACACCAGATGTTTCTTCAGAAACAAATTTATTGAAAACGGAGCAAAATGCTCAGTTGTCCGTTTTTCCAAATAGCGTCAATCAGCTCAAAACACCCGATCAATGGAATATTACTCTAATGACTGAGACGAAACCATTTG AAAATAACATACCAGTAGAAGAAATGAAACTTAAAGAAAGGTTTAAACTTGAAACACTTGAAGAACAATACAAGGAGGCCATGAAAAAG TTGAAGGAAATGCAGGATGAAATACTTAttaaaaatggagaaataaaAATTTTGCGGGATTCGATGCAGCAGATGGAATCTGCTGTGGAGGATCAGCGGAAATCATACCTATTACTAGAAAGAGAAAAGGCTCAGTatttaaatgaaaaagaaaaggaattctCCAGAAAG TTACAGTCATTGCAATCAGAACTACAGTTCAGAGATGCTGAAATGAATGAGCTCAGAACAAAGATTTTGAATTGTGAAAAGATTAAACCAGTGACTCCTGTTTCCTATACCAG tccTAAGAAAAGCCCCTCTAACCCTGTGAAAATTGAAAGACGCACgcatattgaaaaaaaaagttaccCCACAGAAGAGTCTTTTGGGTCTCAGATAGTACCAATACCATCTTGCTCCAGGACCCAATCCCATGTCCAAGCTCCCCAGCAAAATAATG ACAGCAGAAAAACTGTCCTTAAAACTGAGCCCGTGAAGCAAGAAACAAGTTCCAGCTGTCCTCAGAGACCAG GTTCCCTTTTATTAAATGCCCTGATGAAGCAGCCGCTTGTTCCAGGATCATCGTTAGGAATCTGCAACCTTCTAAGTAGTAACGCTGAAGCTTGGTCTGGATCTGCTATGCAGTCTGCTTCATTCAGTGT GGAATCTACACAAAAAATCAGTAACAAGATTGCAAGCCTTCAGGAAGGCGAGACTTCATTGAGTACTACTCAAAAACTTGCCTTAACTGGATTGAATTTGATTGCTGTAGATGGTGGCTCACTGGAAGGACTACAAAACAGGAGAGATGTGCCCCACCTTAAATGCTTCAAAATTCCTGGAGCAGTACATCTTCTCCCCCTCCTGGAACTTCACATTGGTGCATATAACCAAGCCCTCCTGTCAGTGACGAAGACTGGAAACCTTTCTTCTGGAAACCAATCTACTGGCTCCTCCATGACATCTTCAAGTGCAGCTTCAAGCATAGAGGAAGCTTTATCCACTTTTGAAGAGTATGCACTCTTGTCACTGGGCATCCTTTACTATTTGGTGTTTTATAGCTGGGAAGTTATTAATACACTTCTGTCGCGTGATAGAAAAGCAGATTGTAATCCAGGAATTATGGACGTCTCTGAAAAGAATGAGACTGTGGCTTGCAGTAAACAGAAGACAACTAATCTTAAGGAAACCCTCCCAGAATTAGAGATTTCCAACTTGGACAAATCCCAACATCCTTTGTTTAAAAAGCTACTGCAACTCTTAACCTTGTGTGTAACATCAGCAGGATGCCAGAGGTGCCATATCGCAAATCAGTGCCTAAAAGTTTTGGTGAAATTAGCTGAAAAATCAACAGTTGATTTATTAATAAG TTTTCAGTGCTTGTTTGATAACCAGTCACAGATCCTGCTTCGCTGCATATCTTCAGAAACTCCCTTGCTTGCTGTCCTTCTTACTGTTAGGATGTTAAGTTTGCTTACTGAGCACCACGAGCTGGCTTCTCGGTTCTGTTCACATTCAG AAACCTGCCTACTTTTGGCATTATATATGTACATCACATCACGTCCCGATAAATTAGCATCTGAAGGACTTTGGCTGCAGTTGGAGCAAGAG ACAGTTCATTTTCTGACCAAGTGCATGCAGTGTTGTAGATCTTCTGTGTTACTTGTGGGAACAGATTGCCAGTGCACGTCTGAG GCAGTGAAAGCTCTGATAGTAATGTTACATAGGCAATGGCTTTTGatcagaaaaatggaaggaatcGCGTTCAATGGACATGAAAAGCAAATTGTTCAGTTTTTGCGGGACGCTGTTTTGCTTCTGCATGGTCTCTCCCAGAAGGATAAACTTTTCCACGAACATTGCCTGGAAGTGCTCCACCAATACGATGGCGTTTTGTCTGGGGTTACAGCAGTCCTGAGAAAAGGGCAGCATTTAAAAGCTTGTGAAG AACTTGCACTGGATGAACTATATTCTTTGGAGCCCGAAGTCAGTGACCAGGAAATGGATTGCAGATAA